The Kineococcus radiotolerans SRS30216 = ATCC BAA-149 genomic interval CCTCATGTTCGGCTACGCCTGCGACGAGACGCCCGAGCTCATGCCGCTGCCGATCCACCTGGCCCACCAGCTCTCGCAGCGGCTCTCGGAGGTCCGCAAGAAGGGGGAGATCCCCTACCTGCGCCCCGACGGCAAGACCCAGGTGACGATCGGCTACGACGGCGACCGGGCCGTGCGCCTGGACACCGTCGTGCTCTCCACCCAGCACGAGCCCGACGTCGACCTCGTCAAGACGCTCACCCCCGACGTCCGCCGCCACGTCATCGAGCCCGTGCTGGAGGGCCTCGACCTCGACACCTCCGACATCCGGCTGCTGGTGAACCCGACCGGCCGCTTCGAGATCGGCGGCCCGATGGGCGACGCCGGCCTGACCGGCCGCAAGATCATCGTCGACACCTACGGCGGCATGGCCCGCCACGGCGGGGGCGCGTTCTCCGGCAAGGACCCCTCCAAGGTCGACCGCTCCGCCGCGTACGCGATGCGGTGGGTCGCCAAGAACGTCGTCGCCGCGGGGCTCGCCACGCGCTGCGAGGTCCAGGTCGCCTACGCCATCGGCAAGGCGCAGCCGGTGGGGCTCTACGTCGAGACCTTCGGCACCGAGAAGGTCGCCCGCGGCCGCATCGAGTCCGCCATCCGCGACGTGTTCGACCTGCGCCCGGCCGCGATCGTGCGCGACCTGCAGCTCCTCCAGCCGATCTACGCCCCGACCGCGGCCTACGGCCACTTCGGCCGCGAGCTGCCCGGGTTCTCCTGGGAGCGCACCGACCGGGTGGAGGCCCTGCGGGCCGCGACGGCCTGACCCCTTGCCCGACGAGCCGGACGCCCAGCCCGCCCAGACCGCCCTGGACGGGCTGAGCGCCCCCGCCCCGGCGAGGAAGCGCCCGGCCCGGAAGGCGAAGGCGCTCGAGGGGGTCGCGGAGTCCGAGCCGGTCGCGCGGGTGCTGGTGTCCTCGCAGCTGCCGCACCTGGACCGCCCCTTCGACTACCTGGTGCCCGCCTCGATGGAGCACACCGCCGAGCCGGGGCGCCTGGTCCGGGTCCCCTTCGCCGGGACCGACGCCGAGGGCTACGTCCTGGAACGGCTCGCCGCGAGCGAGCACCCGGGCCGCCTCGCCCGGCTGCGGCGGGTCGTGTCCGGGGTGGCGCTGCTGACCCCCGCGACGCTGGAGCTGTGCCGCGCGGTCGCGGCCGAGTACGCGGGCACCCTCTCCGACGTCGTGCGCCTGGCCGTGCCCGGCCGCCACGCCGGGGCCGAGGACGCCGTCCTGGGGGCCGCCCCCGTCGTCCACGACCCCGTCGTCCTGGGGGAGGACCTGCACGGCTGGGAACGCCACAGCGCCGGTCCCGCCTTCCTCGCCCACGTCCGCGACGGCGGGTCCCCGCGCGCGGTCGCGACGTTCGCCCCCGGCACCGACCCCGCCGCCCTGCTGGCCCTCGCCGCCCGCGCGACGCTGGCCTCCGGCCGCACGGCGCTGCTGGTCGTGCCCGACCACCGCGACCTGGACCGGCTCTCGGCGGCCCTGGACCGGGTGGTCCCCGAGGGCCACGTCCGCCTCGAGGCCGAGGCCGGCCCCTCCCCGCGCTACCGGGCCTTCCTGGAGGCCCTCACCGGCCGGGCCCGCGTCGTCGCCGGGACCCGCGCCGCGGTGTTCGCCCCGCTGCCCAACCTCGGGTTGGTCGCCGTCCTCGACGACGGCGACGACTCCCACGCCGACCAGCGCGCGCCCTACCCCCACGTCCGCGAGGTCGCGGTGCTGCGCGCGGAGCAGACCGGCTCGGCGGCCCTCTTCGCCGGCCGGACCCGGACCGCGGAGACGCAGCTGCTGCTGGAGTCCGGGTGGGCGCGGCCGGTGCTGGCCACCCGCGACGTCGTGCGCGCCTCCTCCCCGCGGATCGCGGTCGCCGGGACCAGCGGCCACGACGCCCAGGACCCCCTCGCCGCCGCGGCCCGCCTGCCCAGCGACGGGTGGCGGGTGCTGCGCGAGGCCGTGCGCCGCGGGCCGGTGCTGGTGCAGGTGCCGCGCACCGGCTACGTGCCCACCCTGGCGTGCCAGGCGTGCCGGGAACCGGCCCGCTGCACCTCCTGCCACGGTCCGCTCGCGGTGACCGGGGCCGGGGAGCGGGCCTCCTGCCGCTGGTGCGGGCGGCCCGCGACCGACTGGGTCTGCCCGAACTGCGGGGACGACCGCTTCCGCGCCGTCGTCACCGGCGCCCGGCGCACCGCCGAGGAGCTGGGACGGGCCTTTCCCGGGGTGGACGTGCGCACCTCCGGCGGGTCGCAGGTCCTGGACACCGTCCCCGACCGCCCCTCGCTGGTGATCTCCACGCCCGGGGCCGAACCGGTCGCGCCCGCCGGGTACGCGGCGGCGCTGCTGCTGGACGGCTGGGCGCTGCTGGCCCGCCCCGACCTGCGGGCCCAGGAGGAGGCGTTCCGGCGCTGGACCGCGGCGGCGTCGCTGGTGCGGCCCGCCTCCGAGGGGGGCGCGGTCGTCGTCGTCGCCGACCCGCAGGCCGCCGCGGTCCAGGCCCTGGTGCGCTGGGACCCCGCCGGGTTCGCCGAGCGGGAGCTGGCCCAGCGCCGCGAGCTCGACCTGCCCCCCGCCGCCCGGTTCGCCGGGCTCATCGGGGTCGCGGCCGACGTCGAGGAGTTCGTCGCGGCCCTGACCACGAGCGGGCCGCCGCTGCCGGGGGTGCGGGTCCTGGGCCCGCTGCCCGTCCCCGAGCAGCCGGGACGGGCGCCGATGGTGCGCAGCGTCGTGCGGGTGCCCCGCCCGGAGTCGGCGGCGCTGACGAGCGCGCTGAAGAACGTCACCACCGGGCGCAGCGTGCGCAAGCTGCCCCTGGTGCGGGTGCGGGTGGACCCCCTCCAGATCGGGTGAGCCCACCGGCTGGGATCGCGCGCGGGCGCCGGCGGGTGCAGGCTCGCGGCGTGGACTTCCGACACCTCGGCCGCTCCGGCCTCAAGATCAGCGAGATCACCTACGGCAACTGGCTCACCCACGGCTCCCAGGTCGAGAACGAGGCGGCGATCGCCTGCGTGCACGCCGCCCTCGACGCGGGGATCACCACCTTCGACACCGCCGACGTCTACGCCAACACCGTCGCCGAGACCGTCCTCGGGCAGGCGCTGAAGGGGCAGCGGCGGGAGTCCCTGGAGATCCTCACCAAGGTCTTCGGGCCCATCGGACCCAAGCAGCACAACGACACCGGTCTCTCCCGCAAGCACGTCCTCGAGGCGTGCGAGGGGTCGCTGCGCCGTCTCGGCACCGACCACATCGACCTCTACCAGGCGCACCGCTACGACTACGCGACGCCGCTGGAGGAGACGATGCAGGCCTTCGCCGACCTCGTGCGGCAGGGCAAGGTCCTCTACGTCGGGGTCAGCGAGTGGACGGCCGAGCAGCTGCGCGCCGGGCACGCCCTCGCCCAGCAGCTGGGCTTCCAGCTCATCTCCAACCAGCCCCAGTACTCCATGCTCTGGCGCGTCATCGAGGAGGAGGTCGTCCCGACCTCGCGCGAGCTCGGGGTCTCCCAGGTGGTCTGGTCGCCCATCGCGCAGGGGGTGCTGACCGGCAAGTACGTCCCCGGCGGCCAGCCGCCCGAGGGGTCGCGCGCCACCGACACCAAGGGCGGCGCGGACATGATCAAGCGCTTCATGCGCGACGACGTCCTCTCCCGGGTGCAGGAGCTCAAGCCGGTCGCCTCCGACCTCGGCCTCTCCATGGCCCAGCTCGCCGTGGCCTGGGTCCTGCAGAACGACAACGTCGCGACCGCGATCATCGGCGCCTCCCGCCCGGAGCAGGTGCACGACAACGCCGGTGCCGCGGGCAAGACGATCCCCGCCGACGCCCTGGCCCGCATCGACGCCGTCCTCGGCGACGTCGTGGAGCGCGACCCGGCGAAGACCCACGAGTCCTCGCCCAAGCAGCGCGAGGTCTGACCTCCCGCTCCGGCTCAGGACTCCCGGTCCGAGCGCGGCAGCGGGGTGAAGGCCCGGGTGTCCCACGGCGACCAGGACGCCTGCGGGGCGCGGGGGGCGGGGCGGGCGGGGGCCGGGCGCTGCTCGGCCACCGCCCGCGCCGCCCGGGCGCGCGGGCGCACCACGGCCAGCTCGACGAGCGCGCCGGCCACGGCCACGAGCATGAGGATCCGCCCCACCATCGCCACGTCCACGACCTCGACCTCGACGTGGACGGCGAAGGCCAGGATTGCCCCGATCGTCAGCAGGCAGCAGCTGTTCCCCATGCGCACCGCCCCAGCCTCCGCGCCGGCGCGCCGGGGACGCGCCCCGCTCACCCGCCCGCCGCAGCCGGGTCCCCCCGCCGGGGGCCGGGGAAGCACGCAGCGCCACCTGACCGCGACCGGCGGTGACGGGTGGCGACGGTGCCGGTGCGGGTGCCCGGGATCGCCGGTGGAGAGGGGGCGGGACGGGCGCGCCTACACTTGAGCGGCCCGTTCCAGCCGTCTCACCAGGGAGCCTCGTGGCGATCCAGCCCATCCGACTCTTCGGGGACCCCGTCCTGCGCCAGCGCGCGGACGAGGTCACCACCTTCGACAAGGAGCTGCGCCAGCTCGTCAAGGACCTCGAGGACACGATGCTCGCCGCCCCCGGGGCCGGTCTCGCCGCCCCGCAGCTCGGGGTCTCGCTGCGGGTGTTCACCTACCACGCCGACGACGAGATCGGGCACCTGGTCAACCCCGTCCTGGACCTGTCCGAGGAGTGCCAGGAGGGCGACGAGGGGTGCCTGTCGTTCCCCGGGATCGTCGCCGACACCCGCCGCTCGCTGCACGTGGTGGCCAAGGGCTTCGACATGCACGGCGAGCCGATCACGATCACGGGGTCGGAGTTCAAGGCCCGCGCCATCCAGCACGAGACCGATCACCTCGACGGCGTCCTCTTCATCGACCGCCTCGACAAGGCCCAGCGCAAGCTCGCCCTCAAGGCCGTCCGCGAAGCGGAGTGGCTCGGCCTGGAGACCCCGCAGGTGAAGGTCTCCCCGCACGACACCTTCGGTCAGGCGAGGTAGTGCGCCTCGTCCTCGCCGGCACCCCTGAGGTCGCCGTCCCCGCCCTCGACGCGCTCCTCGCCAGCCGCCACGAGGTCGTCGCCGTCCTCACCCGCCCCGACGCCGCCGCCGGTCGCGGCCGCAAGCAGGTGGCCTCGCCCGTGGCGCTACGCGCCCGCGAGGCCGGGCTGCCGCTGCTGCAGCCGGAGAAGCCGGGCGGTGAGGAGTTCCTCGCCGCCCTGCGCGAGCTCGCCCCCGACGCCTGCCCCGTCGTCGCCTACGGCGCGCTCGTGCCCCGGGCCGCGCTCGAGGTGCCCCGCTTCGGCTGGCTGAACCTGCACTTCTCGCTGCTGCCCGCCTGGCGCGGGGCCGCGCCCGTGCAGCGCGCGGTGATGAACGGCGACGACGTCACCGGCGCCTGCGTCTTCCAGCTCGAGGAGGGCCTGGACACCGGCCCCGTCCACGCCTCGTTCGCCGAGCCCGTCGGGCCCACCGACACCGCCGGCGACCTGCTGTCCCGCCTGGCCGTGCGCGGGGCCGGGGTCCTCGTCGAGGTGCTCGACGCGATCGAGGCGGGCACCGCGCACGCCGTCCCCCAGCCCGCCGAGGGCGTCTCGCTCGCCCCCAAGATCACCGTCGAGGAGGCCCGGGTCGACTGGGCCGCGACGGCCACCGAGATCGACCGGCGGGTCCGCGGCTGCACCCCGGAACCGGGCGCGTGGACGACGTTCCGCGGGGAGCGGTTCAAGGTCGGCCCCGTGGTGCCCGTGCCGGACCCGGTGCCGGCCGGGCGGATCGCGGTGGAGCGCAAGCGCGTGCTCGTGGGCACCGCGCAGGGCTCCGTGGTGCTGGGCACCGTCCAGCCCGCGGGCAAGAAGGCGATGAGCGCGACCGACTGGGCGCGCGGGACCCGGCCGCAGCCGGGGGAGGAGTTCTCGTGACCGGACCGAAACTGGGGACGGGTCAGCAGCGGACCCCGCGCAGCGGGGTCAAGCAGGACCGCTTCACCCGCGTCGACGCGTCGCGGAAGGTCGCCTACGAGGTGCTGCGCGCGGTGTCCGCCGACGACGCCTACGCCAACCTCGTGCTGCCGAGGATGCTGCGCGACCGGCGCCTGAACGGGCGCGACGCGGCCTTCGCCACCGAGCTGGCCTACGGCGTCCTGCGCGGGCGGGGCACCTACGACGCCCTGCTCGCCACCCTCGTCGACCGCCCCCTCGCCGAGCTCGACGCGGGGGTCCTCGACGTCCTGCGGATGGGCCTGCACCAGCTGCTCGCGATGCGGGTGCCCGACCACGCCGCCGTCGCGACCAGCGTCGCGCTGGCCCGCAACGTCGTCGGCGGTGGCCCCGCGGGGTTGATCAACGCCGTGCTGCGCAGCGCCGCCGGCCGCGACCTCGACACCTGGGTCGCCGAGGTCGCCACCACGGGGAACGAGGACGACGACCTCGCCGTCCGGTACTCCCACCCGCAGTGGATCGTCCGCAGCCTGCGCGAGGCCCTGCGCGCCCACGGCCACGAGGCCGCCGAGCTCACCGACCTCCTCGTGGCCGACAACACCCCGGCCCAGGTCGCGGTGGCCGCCCTGCCCGGCCTCTCCGAACCCGCCGACCTGGTGCGGCGGGCGTCCTTCCTGGAGGTCGTCCCCGGCCGCTGGTCCGCCACCGCCGTCCAGCTCGTCCACGGCGACCCCGGCCAGCTCTCGCTGGTCCGCGAGGGCCGCGCGCGCGTCCAGGACGAGGGGTCCCAGATCGTCGCCCAGCTGC includes:
- the metK gene encoding methionine adenosyltransferase, which translates into the protein MTTPLRLFTSESVTEGHPDKICDQISDGILDALLAQDPKSRVAVETMVTTGLVHVAGEVTTDAYADIPTIVRRTLLDIGYDSSAKGFDGRTCGVEVSIGSQSPDIAQGVDEAWENRQDGGGADPLDLQGAGDQGLMFGYACDETPELMPLPIHLAHQLSQRLSEVRKKGEIPYLRPDGKTQVTIGYDGDRAVRLDTVVLSTQHEPDVDLVKTLTPDVRRHVIEPVLEGLDLDTSDIRLLVNPTGRFEIGGPMGDAGLTGRKIIVDTYGGMARHGGGAFSGKDPSKVDRSAAYAMRWVAKNVVAAGLATRCEVQVAYAIGKAQPVGLYVETFGTEKVARGRIESAIRDVFDLRPAAIVRDLQLLQPIYAPTAAYGHFGRELPGFSWERTDRVEALRAATA
- a CDS encoding primosomal protein N' — protein: MPDEPDAQPAQTALDGLSAPAPARKRPARKAKALEGVAESEPVARVLVSSQLPHLDRPFDYLVPASMEHTAEPGRLVRVPFAGTDAEGYVLERLAASEHPGRLARLRRVVSGVALLTPATLELCRAVAAEYAGTLSDVVRLAVPGRHAGAEDAVLGAAPVVHDPVVLGEDLHGWERHSAGPAFLAHVRDGGSPRAVATFAPGTDPAALLALAARATLASGRTALLVVPDHRDLDRLSAALDRVVPEGHVRLEAEAGPSPRYRAFLEALTGRARVVAGTRAAVFAPLPNLGLVAVLDDGDDSHADQRAPYPHVREVAVLRAEQTGSAALFAGRTRTAETQLLLESGWARPVLATRDVVRASSPRIAVAGTSGHDAQDPLAAAARLPSDGWRVLREAVRRGPVLVQVPRTGYVPTLACQACREPARCTSCHGPLAVTGAGERASCRWCGRPATDWVCPNCGDDRFRAVVTGARRTAEELGRAFPGVDVRTSGGSQVLDTVPDRPSLVISTPGAEPVAPAGYAAALLLDGWALLARPDLRAQEEAFRRWTAAASLVRPASEGGAVVVVADPQAAAVQALVRWDPAGFAERELAQRRELDLPPAARFAGLIGVAADVEEFVAALTTSGPPLPGVRVLGPLPVPEQPGRAPMVRSVVRVPRPESAALTSALKNVTTGRSVRKLPLVRVRVDPLQIG
- a CDS encoding aldo/keto reductase family protein, producing the protein MDFRHLGRSGLKISEITYGNWLTHGSQVENEAAIACVHAALDAGITTFDTADVYANTVAETVLGQALKGQRRESLEILTKVFGPIGPKQHNDTGLSRKHVLEACEGSLRRLGTDHIDLYQAHRYDYATPLEETMQAFADLVRQGKVLYVGVSEWTAEQLRAGHALAQQLGFQLISNQPQYSMLWRVIEEEVVPTSRELGVSQVVWSPIAQGVLTGKYVPGGQPPEGSRATDTKGGADMIKRFMRDDVLSRVQELKPVASDLGLSMAQLAVAWVLQNDNVATAIIGASRPEQVHDNAGAAGKTIPADALARIDAVLGDVVERDPAKTHESSPKQREV
- a CDS encoding DUF6458 family protein, coding for MGNSCCLLTIGAILAFAVHVEVEVVDVAMVGRILMLVAVAGALVELAVVRPRARAARAVAEQRPAPARPAPRAPQASWSPWDTRAFTPLPRSDRES
- the def gene encoding peptide deformylase → MAIQPIRLFGDPVLRQRADEVTTFDKELRQLVKDLEDTMLAAPGAGLAAPQLGVSLRVFTYHADDEIGHLVNPVLDLSEECQEGDEGCLSFPGIVADTRRSLHVVAKGFDMHGEPITITGSEFKARAIQHETDHLDGVLFIDRLDKAQRKLALKAVREAEWLGLETPQVKVSPHDTFGQAR
- the fmt gene encoding methionyl-tRNA formyltransferase, yielding MRLVLAGTPEVAVPALDALLASRHEVVAVLTRPDAAAGRGRKQVASPVALRAREAGLPLLQPEKPGGEEFLAALRELAPDACPVVAYGALVPRAALEVPRFGWLNLHFSLLPAWRGAAPVQRAVMNGDDVTGACVFQLEEGLDTGPVHASFAEPVGPTDTAGDLLSRLAVRGAGVLVEVLDAIEAGTAHAVPQPAEGVSLAPKITVEEARVDWAATATEIDRRVRGCTPEPGAWTTFRGERFKVGPVVPVPDPVPAGRIAVERKRVLVGTAQGSVVLGTVQPAGKKAMSATDWARGTRPQPGEEFS
- a CDS encoding RsmB/NOP family class I SAM-dependent RNA methyltransferase, with the protein product MTGPKLGTGQQRTPRSGVKQDRFTRVDASRKVAYEVLRAVSADDAYANLVLPRMLRDRRLNGRDAAFATELAYGVLRGRGTYDALLATLVDRPLAELDAGVLDVLRMGLHQLLAMRVPDHAAVATSVALARNVVGGGPAGLINAVLRSAAGRDLDTWVAEVATTGNEDDDLAVRYSHPQWIVRSLREALRAHGHEAAELTDLLVADNTPAQVAVAALPGLSEPADLVRRASFLEVVPGRWSATAVQLVHGDPGQLSLVREGRARVQDEGSQIVAQLLAAAALEGRDERWLDLCAGPGGKAALLAATAAQRGARLTAVEVAPHRAELVRSALAAVPGGAEVRVGDGREVGADEPAAYDRVLVDAPCTGLGALRRRPEARWRRTPADLGALGPLQRDLLASALDAVRPGGVVAYATCSPVLSETRLVVDDAVKAAAKRGVVVQRLDTPAVLEQVVPGMPSAAAGRAVQLWPHTHGTDAMHVALLRRES